From Corvus cornix cornix isolate S_Up_H32 chromosome 1A, ASM73873v5, whole genome shotgun sequence, a single genomic window includes:
- the BCL2L13 gene encoding bcl-2-like protein 13 isoform X2 — protein MASAIAVPVGFHYETKYVVLSYLGLLAQDKPQEHPPPPTQGTQQQLMAQHALEKEALEKIKIEIEEELKRLDEEILEGALQVFPFQSIISMHCNGG, from the exons ATGGCGTCCGCTATCGCCGTGCCTGTAGGATTTCACTATGAAACCAAATACGTAGTGCTCAGCTACCTGGGCCTTTTAGCACAGGACAAGCCACAGgagcatcctcctcctccaacTCAAG GGACTCAACAACAGCTTATGGCACAACATGCTTTGGAGAAAGAGGCTTTGGAGAAGATTAAAATAGAAATCGAGGAGGAGCTAAAACGTCTTGATGAAGAAATCTTGGAAGGTGCTCTTCAGGTTTTCCCATTTCAATCCATAATCTCTATGCACTGTAATGGTGGTTAA